One window of Puntigrus tetrazona isolate hp1 chromosome 14, ASM1883169v1, whole genome shotgun sequence genomic DNA carries:
- the sh3tc2 gene encoding SH3 domain and tetratricopeptide repeat-containing protein 2 isoform X3, with translation MGNRFTHEAISPAEFDALWNDPPYALAAVSELFSPNDAMTADEEAEAEAEVEAEGISREIYWRRKETFSGSSTVSSAGERFSPDVILLFSGKRRSGVTPDGELQEALRTRLRVVESNSQDVVQLFKDLSARLVSVHAEKDSFVITFKTVEEIWKFSTYLALGYVARCLENFLCDQSFWLDPALLSDVEICVTVDEDHLATLYLGLLLQEGAFFAKTLYNSDCKEEEEELTYKRNDLVMVKDIGQEAVWEGTLLSTGQHGLVPVHDMQPLPYPFYQWFLKKYPGNAGGIPVTEGLFNHPAVVGTCVAVVDHYPVVKDELHLCKGDIIKIEGFLFNTLNMFIGRHLTSGEIGFVHKASVKPQSIEPLDGQLVFLSEEERAALSKLNPCFEPSQSDVLENLFSTDISTVYRLDRLDDSDFTYIRNHPKSEQKSSVDQRKSTISEKSDATPYHSSPRQSFCASRNNLDRDSEVFSFSLEDTFREMDEYEEDPPNFMDEGIWEADEAERCDPILTLLNLEYFQDTFQTLYDLSYSFLDTFFHGLPEEEVLQHLENLREGAKKGRMLWAHRRACFLLGRLCAKKLKYSQARVYFEEALKVPVNGFDDKPLLIALYSNLTAVYLKQKMMDKLPLTLDKASALITCLPCHNFCSVDEFELLKPIMRKAIIEKDKYLEARTCYLSLCLFLRLRKIEDALPFVERLQFLTITMSAEEGRPVAPVDLNWMLCRLYHKKYLPYLTLASLSLDSGQEHSLDDAFQKIELFIKNSVRLNPHWKESTSVLPAQVVVYLQQALSIASQGEDFKTQRDLCLCLASVYQQHGALEKAVPFAQQAAQTGSQINEEEGFEASVLLAWLLVLTEEPMQAQNTLQPMLKSLDKTDSPTQRGVVYNLLALCLRKQGRVQEATRNFYCALQISRENGNKRNEALALANLGCLSLSVGASGLAECFLLNSLHLFQFLSESPADQEHVQALLWLGRSYKDRGGSQEVRICFEMGLLIAISANNLHSQMAVAKVLSQHYADLLLYGQCIVYYEHCVGLCRMLKNKQLEGEYLELLSNLYLSLNTEKSSRKSLDYSKQSLRISIDLGKKQEESETWLQVGRIYYLIHEDELADMYLQAAVKTALRMNDPCFAMSIYEEAGDVFFKGHRNQLAALPFYRDGSLPFARSIKDVHSEFRLLSKLTELLMKQKQYEEALQYATLAVQVSATTGVPLNERASFHRLASVYFSLGKYEMAENYYLKSLSLCPSALEHAIEIRYYVKVYCRLADLTLYRLKDAFDAMGYFHLALASALEDKESLSTLYIIYMKLAEIHANYIPDADLSKSYMERAQSLRKELAGYTDSSDTEEAHHQDPAEAEPDTHTKDQSDSSSGTSTLTESSMTNSSLTINAESEHILSNGAQKADPNTNASEETDAGPPEQTDPETSSLKEA, from the exons ATGGGTAATAGATTTACCCATGAAG CGATATCACCCGCTGAGTTTGATGCCTTATGGAATGACCCTCCATACGCTTTAGCAGCCGTCAGTGAGCTCTTTTCGCCCAATGACGCCATGACAGCTG ATGAGGAAGCAGAGGCTGAGGCCGAGGTGGAGGCAGAAGGCATAAGCAGAGAGATTTACTGGAGGAGGAAGGAAACATTCAGCGGAAGCAGCACAGTATCTTCAGCAGGAGAACGCTTCTCTCCAG atgtcattttgttgtttagCGGTAAGCGACGATCTGGTGTAACACCTGACGGTGAGCTTCAGGAGGCATTACGAACCAGACTCCGAGTAGTTGAAAGCAACAGCCAGGATGTTGTGCAACTCTTCAAG GATCTGTCTGCAAGACTAGTGTCTGTTCATGCTGAGAAAGACAGCTTTGTCATCACCTTTAAGACTGTCGAGGAAATTTGGAAGTTCTCTACCTACCTGGCACTCG GATATGTAGCAAGATGTCTTGAGAACTTTCTCTGTGACCAGTCATTCTGGCTGGACCCTGCATTGCTAAGTGATGTGGAGATCTGTGTAACAGTGGATGAAGACCACTTGGCTACACTCTATTTAGGACTCCTGCTACAGGAAG GTGCATTCTTTGCCAAGACTTTATACAACAGTGATTgcaaagaggaggaagaagagctGACCTACAAGAGGAATGACCTGGTGATGGTTAAAGACATAGGACAAGAGGCTGTATGGGAGGGTACACTGTTGTCTACGGGCCAACATGGTCTAGTGCCTGTGCATGATATGCAGCCTCTGCCTTATCCATTTTATCA gtgGTTCCTTAAGAAATATCCTGGAAATGCCGGAGGGATTCCAGTTACAGAAGGCCTCTTCAATCATCCTGCTG TGGTGGGGACTTGTGTAGCAGTGGTGGACCATTACCCAGTGGTTAAAGATGAGTTGCACTTATGCAAGGGAGACATAATTAAGATTGAGGGATTTCTTTTCAATACTCTGAACATGTTCATAGGAAGACACCTCACCAGTGGAGAGATAGGATTTGTTCACAAGGCCAGTGTAAAACCTCAGAGTATTGAGCCTCT TGATGGACAATTGGTCTTTCTCAGTGAGGAGGAAAGGGCGGCCCTGTCTAAACTTAACCCCTGCTTTGAGCCCAGCCAGTCTGATGTACTTGAAAATCTCTTCTCCACAGACATAAGCACTGTGTATAGACTGG ATAGACTTGATGACTCTGATTTCACTTACATAAGAAATCATCCAAAGTCAG AGCAGAAATCTTCAGTGGATCAAAGAAAAAGCACCATATCTGAGAAAAGTGATGCAACTCCCTACCACTCGTCCCCACGGCAGTCATTCTGTGCTTCTCGGAATAATCTGGACCGGGACTCTGAGGTCTTCTCCTTCAGCCTGGAGGACACCTTTAGAGAAATGGATGAATATGAGGAAGACCCTCCAAATTTCATGGATGAGGGTATCTGGGAGGCTGATGAAGCCGAAAGATGTGACCCAATCTTGACCCTTCTAAATTTGGAATATTTCCAGGACACATTTCAAACTCTTTACGACCTCTCCTACTCTTTCCTGGACACTTTCTTCCATGGCCTTCCAGAGGAAGAGGTGCTTCAACATTTGGAAAACTTGCGAGAAGGAGCTAAGAAAGGCAGGATGCTCTGGGCCCACCGGCGAGCCTGCTTCCTTCTTGGTCGGCTATGTGCCAAGAAATTGAAGTACTCACAAGCACGAGTGTACTTTGAGGAGGCTCTAAAGGTCCCTGTAAATGGTTTTGATGACAAACCTCTTTTGATTGCCCTGTATTCCAATCTCACTGCTGTTTACCTCAAACAGAAGATGATGGACAAGCTACCATTAACCCTAGATAAGGCAAGTGCTCTAATTACGTGCCTTCCTTGTCACAACTTCTGTTCTGTGGATGAGTTTGAGCTGCTCAAACCAATCATGCGCAAAGCCATAATTGAAAAAGACAAGTACCTAGAAGCACGGACGTGctacctctctctctgtctctttctccgTCTGAGAAAAATAGAGGATGCATTACCTTTTGTAGAGAGACTTCAGTTCCTTACCATAACTATGTCTGCGGAAGAAGGGAGGCCAGTTGCCCCTGTTGATCTCAACTGGATGTTGTGCAGGCTTTATCATAAAAAGTATTTGCCCTACCTCACGCTAGCTTCTTTAAGTTTAGACTCAGGGCAAGAGCATTCCTTGGATGATGCATTCCAGAAAATTGAACTCTTTATCAAAAACTCAGTTAGGCTTAATCCTCACTGGAAGGAAAGTACTTCAGTGCTTCCGGCACAGGTGGTGGTCTACCTTCAACAGGCCTTGTCAATAGCTAGTCAAGGGGAAGACTTTAAGACTCAGAGGGACCTGTGCCTATGCCTGGCTAGTGTTTACCAGCAGCATGGAGCTTTAGAGAAGGCCGTGCCCTTTGCCCAACAAGCAGCACAGACTGGAAGTCAAATTAATGAAGAGGAGGGCTTTGAGGCATCTGTACTGCTGGCCTGGCTATTGGTGCTAACGGAGGAACCCATGCAAGCTCAGAATACTCTGCAACCTATGCTTAAGTCTTTGGATAAAACAGACAGTCCAACACAGCGTGGTGTAGTGTACAACCTCCTAGCCTTATGCCTCCGGAAACAGGGCAGAGTCCAGGAGGCAACAAGAAACTTTTATTGCGCTCTGCAGATCTCCAGAGAGAATGGAAACAAGCGTAATGAAGCACTAGCATTGGCTAACTTGGGCTGCTTGTCTCTATCTGTTGGGGCTTCGGGCCTAGCAGAGTGTTTTTTGCTCAATTCCCTGCACCTATTCCAGTTTCTCTCAGAGAGCCCAGCAGATCAGGAGCATGTCCAGGCTTTGCTTTGGCTTGGCAGGAGCTACAAGGATAGGGGAGGGAGTCAGGAAGTCAGAATATGCTTTGAAATGGGCCTCCTTATTGCTATTAGTGCCAACAATCTGCATA GTCAAATGGCTGTGGCAAAAGTTCTAAGTCAGCATTACGCTGACTTGCTGCTGTATGGACAGTGTATTGTTTACTATGAGCACTGCGTAGGGCTGTGCAGAATGCTAAAGAATAAACAGCTGGAAGGAGAGTACCTGGAACTTCTCAGCAACCTCTATCTCTCACTCAACACTGAGAA GTCATCAAGGAAGTCTCTTGATTATTCAAAGCAAAGTTTAAGGATCTCCATAGACTTGGGGAAAAAACAGGAAGAGTCTGAGACATGGCTTCAAGTGGGCCGTATCTACTATCTTATCCATGAAGATGAACTGGCTGACATGTACCtacag GCTGCAGTAAAGACAGCCCTGAGGATGAATGACCCATGCTTTGCTATGAGTATTTATGAGGAAGCAGGAGATGTGTTCTTCAAAGGACACAGAAATCAACTGGCTGCACTACCATTTTACAGG GATGGGAGTTTGCCATTTGCACGCAGCATAAAGGATGTACACTCAGAGTTCAGACTACTGAGCAAACTCACAGAGCTCCTGATGAAGCAGAAGCAGTACGAAGAGGCACTGCAATACGCCACACTCGCTGTGCAGGTCAGCGCCACAACTG GTGTTCCTCTGAATGAAAGAGCATCCTTCCACCGTCTTGCATCAGTGTACTTCTCTTTAGGGAAGTATGAGATGGCCGAGAACTATTACCTGAAGTCTCTTTCGCTCTGCCCCAGTGCACTTGAACATGCCATTGAAATTCGGTACTATGTTAAAGTGTACTGCAGACTGGCTGATCTGACCCTATACAGATTAAAG GATGCGTTCGATGCCATGGGCTACTTCCACTTAGCCCTGGCGTCAGCTCTGGAAGACAAAGAGAGCCTAAGCACACTGTACATAATCTACATGAAGCTTGCAGAGATCCATGCCAACTACATACCCGATGCCGACCTGAGTAAAAGCTACATGGAAAGAGCGCAGAGTTTAAGGAAGGAACTAGCAGGATACACAGACTCCAGTGACACAGAAGAAGCACACCATCAGGACCCAGCTGAGGCAGAACCTGACACTCACACCAAAGACCAGTCAGACTCCAGCAGTGGCACTAGTACTCTAACCGAGTCCAGCATGACCAACAGCAGCCTCACAATCAATGCAGAGTCTGAGCACATACTCTCTAACGGAGCCCAGAAAGCTGACCCGAATACTAACGCATCTGAGGAAACGGACGCAGGGCCTCCTGAACAAACCGATCCAGAGACTAGCAGTCTGAAGGAAGCTTGA